Proteins co-encoded in one Labilithrix sp. genomic window:
- the pgl gene encoding 6-phosphogluconolactonase, which produces MVTKVVPGVLIAAPTLEEVAREASARMTRAIHEAIKERAVATIALSGGSSPVLAYQLLAKQAIDWNKVHVYWVDERCVPPDHERSNYLLAKKALLDAIAIPPANVHRMRGEDDPGAAAAAYDEELRNTVASKVAGLPALDLLVMGVGDDGHTASLFPGDDAHTITDRLVAAIPEAKDKGREARLTLTVPVLENAKATVVIVTGKSKHEPLERIWATSGDVRQTPGRVIRDFRGSITWAIDKAAGGMT; this is translated from the coding sequence ATGGTGACCAAGGTCGTCCCCGGCGTCCTCATCGCGGCGCCGACGCTGGAGGAGGTCGCGCGCGAGGCCTCTGCGCGGATGACGCGCGCGATCCACGAGGCGATCAAGGAGCGCGCCGTCGCCACGATCGCGCTCTCGGGCGGCAGCTCCCCCGTCCTCGCGTACCAGCTCCTCGCGAAGCAGGCGATCGACTGGAACAAGGTCCACGTCTACTGGGTCGACGAGCGCTGCGTGCCGCCCGATCACGAGCGCAGCAACTACCTGCTCGCGAAGAAGGCGCTCCTCGACGCGATCGCGATCCCGCCCGCCAACGTGCATCGCATGCGCGGTGAAGACGATCCCGGCGCGGCGGCGGCGGCGTACGACGAGGAGCTGCGGAACACGGTCGCGAGCAAGGTCGCCGGTCTTCCCGCGCTCGATCTCCTCGTGATGGGCGTCGGCGACGACGGGCACACCGCCTCGCTCTTCCCCGGCGACGACGCGCACACGATCACCGATCGCCTCGTCGCCGCGATCCCGGAGGCGAAGGACAAGGGCCGCGAGGCGCGCCTCACCCTCACCGTGCCGGTCCTCGAGAACGCGAAGGCGACCGTGGTCATCGTCACCGGCAAGTCGAAGCACGAGCCGCTCGAGCGCATCTGGGCGACGAGCGGCGACGTCCGCCAGACACCGGGCCGCGTCATCCGCGACTTCCGCGGCTCGATCACGTGGGCGATCGACAAGGCCGCGGGCGGGATGACCTGA
- a CDS encoding glucose-6-phosphate dehydrogenase assembly protein OpcA has translation MSTTSAGVIAKLDKELRALWTAPEDPADVPLSRVCTMNIEVVAPTSELLDRYTPVVDEVTASIPARAILASIEPDASGDELSGSATAVCSLEGGKKICSERIVLKCRGDGAARAASAMEAFLVPEIPTALVWLGKVHVEDPVFEDLANDAHRIILDSEYTSITSVIQVAAWARKQPNAPRIMDLAWTRVAAWQELLARFFDATEHRELAPKISRVKLKQAGDHGARIGPEAALMLGWLGTRLGWKIARLGGAVRVKNADGGNVAIELGAVPRPAGTAPQILAALEVEVADGDTKLLGAIERELATGPSHSSATTVDADVLVWRLTLGAHAPIEHRVRLGSNKAAKWLERTLHRPAHDVAFDESVAFAEALVEDGLTVS, from the coding sequence GTGAGCACCACCTCCGCCGGCGTCATCGCGAAGCTCGACAAGGAGCTGCGCGCGCTCTGGACCGCGCCGGAGGACCCGGCCGACGTGCCGCTCTCGCGCGTCTGCACGATGAACATCGAGGTCGTCGCGCCGACGAGCGAGCTCCTCGATCGCTACACCCCCGTCGTCGACGAGGTGACCGCGAGCATCCCCGCGCGCGCGATCCTCGCGTCGATCGAGCCGGACGCGAGCGGCGACGAGCTCTCCGGCTCCGCGACCGCGGTCTGCTCGCTCGAGGGCGGCAAGAAGATCTGCTCCGAGCGCATCGTCCTCAAGTGCCGCGGCGACGGCGCCGCCCGCGCCGCGAGCGCGATGGAGGCGTTCCTCGTCCCCGAGATCCCGACCGCGCTCGTGTGGCTCGGGAAGGTGCACGTCGAGGATCCCGTCTTCGAGGACCTCGCCAACGACGCGCACCGCATCATCCTCGACAGCGAGTACACCTCCATCACGAGCGTCATCCAGGTCGCAGCGTGGGCGCGCAAGCAGCCGAACGCGCCGCGGATCATGGACCTCGCCTGGACGCGCGTCGCGGCGTGGCAGGAGCTCCTCGCGCGCTTCTTCGACGCGACCGAGCACCGCGAGCTCGCGCCGAAGATCAGCCGCGTGAAGCTGAAGCAGGCCGGCGATCACGGCGCGCGCATCGGACCGGAGGCCGCGCTCATGCTCGGGTGGCTGGGCACGCGGCTCGGGTGGAAGATCGCGCGCCTCGGCGGCGCGGTGCGGGTGAAGAACGCCGACGGCGGCAACGTCGCGATCGAGCTCGGCGCGGTCCCCCGCCCCGCCGGGACCGCGCCGCAGATCCTCGCCGCGCTCGAGGTCGAGGTCGCCGACGGCGACACGAAGCTCCTCGGCGCGATCGAGCGCGAGCTCGCGACCGGACCGTCGCACTCGTCCGCGACCACGGTCGACGCCGACGTGCTCGTCTGGCGCCTCACCCTCGGCGCGCACGCGCCGATCGAGCATCGCGTGCGCCTCGGCTCGAACAAGGCGGCGAAGTGGCTCGAGCGCACGCTCCACCGCCCCGCCCACGACGTCGCGTTCGACGAGTCGGTCGCGTTCGCGGAGGCCCTCGTCGAAGACGGGCTCACGGTGTCCTGA
- the zwf gene encoding glucose-6-phosphate dehydrogenase translates to MTAPANPLRKGLVEDRTGDACALVIFGASGDLTRRKLMPAIYNLGLSRSLPSGFATVGVARREKSNEQFRAEMKEGVSQFSRRKPIDAAVWEDFERGISYVRGSFDQAQTYVDLKKHLEELDAERGTRGNRLYYLAVPPAEFETIVKHLKDGGLVNDAAAERTGGAWTRVIIEKPFGDDLESSIELNDVIAHAFAESQVFRIDHYLGKETVQNLLVFRFANSLFEPIWSREHVDHVQITVAEEIGVEGRGKFYEQTGVTKDIVENHLMQLLCLTAMEPPISLSADAVRDEKVKVLKSLRRMERTMVREGVVRGQYGRGFVKGDEVKAYREEPDVAKDSKIDTFVAMKLFVDNWRWGGVPFYVRAGKRLARRVTEIAIQFKKVPHSLFNAPDGGISQNVLAVRVQPDEGISLRFTTKEPGNATILRDVAMDFRYGSAFGSNTPEAYERLLLDAMRGDATLFTRRDEVEEQWAFMDPVIDAWAEQSTAPPTYSSGSWGPEQADDLLARDGRRWRKP, encoded by the coding sequence ATGACCGCTCCCGCCAATCCGCTTCGTAAGGGCCTCGTGGAAGACCGCACCGGCGACGCGTGCGCGCTCGTCATCTTCGGCGCCTCCGGCGACCTCACGCGACGCAAGCTGATGCCTGCGATCTACAACCTCGGCCTCTCGCGCTCGCTCCCGAGCGGCTTCGCCACCGTCGGCGTCGCGCGGCGCGAGAAGTCGAACGAGCAGTTCCGCGCCGAGATGAAGGAGGGCGTCTCGCAGTTCTCGCGCCGGAAGCCGATCGACGCGGCGGTCTGGGAGGACTTCGAGCGCGGCATCTCCTACGTGCGCGGCTCCTTCGACCAGGCCCAGACCTACGTCGACCTCAAGAAGCACCTCGAGGAGCTCGACGCAGAGCGCGGCACGCGCGGCAACCGCCTCTACTACCTCGCCGTCCCGCCCGCCGAGTTCGAGACGATCGTGAAGCACCTGAAGGACGGCGGCCTCGTCAACGACGCCGCCGCCGAGCGCACCGGCGGCGCGTGGACGCGCGTCATCATCGAGAAGCCGTTCGGCGACGACCTCGAGAGCTCGATCGAGCTGAACGACGTCATCGCGCACGCTTTCGCGGAGTCGCAGGTGTTCCGCATCGATCACTACCTCGGCAAGGAGACGGTCCAGAACCTCCTCGTCTTCCGCTTCGCGAACTCCCTCTTCGAGCCGATCTGGAGCCGCGAGCACGTCGACCACGTGCAGATCACGGTCGCGGAGGAGATCGGGGTCGAGGGGCGCGGCAAGTTCTACGAGCAGACCGGCGTCACGAAGGACATCGTCGAGAACCACCTGATGCAGCTCCTCTGCCTCACCGCGATGGAGCCGCCGATCTCGCTCTCGGCCGACGCGGTGCGCGACGAGAAGGTGAAGGTCCTCAAGTCGCTCCGCCGGATGGAGCGCACGATGGTGCGCGAGGGCGTGGTGCGCGGCCAGTACGGGCGCGGCTTCGTGAAGGGCGACGAGGTGAAGGCCTACCGCGAGGAGCCGGACGTCGCGAAGGACTCCAAGATCGACACGTTCGTCGCGATGAAGCTCTTCGTCGACAACTGGCGCTGGGGCGGGGTCCCCTTCTACGTGCGCGCCGGCAAGCGCCTCGCGCGCCGCGTGACCGAGATCGCGATCCAGTTCAAGAAGGTGCCGCACTCGCTCTTCAACGCGCCCGACGGCGGCATCTCGCAGAACGTCCTCGCCGTGCGCGTCCAGCCCGACGAAGGCATCTCGCTCCGCTTCACGACGAAGGAGCCGGGGAACGCCACCATCCTCCGCGACGTCGCGATGGACTTCCGCTACGGGAGCGCGTTCGGATCGAACACGCCCGAGGCCTACGAGCGCCTCCTCCTCGACGCGATGCGCGGCGACGCCACGCTCTTCACCCGGCGCGACGAGGTCGAGGAGCAGTGGGCGTTCATGGATCCCGTCATCGACGCGTGGGCGGAGCAGTCGACCGCGCCGCCGACGTACAGCTCGGGATCGTGGGGCCCCGAGCAGGCCGACGACCTCCTCGCGCGCGACGGGCGGCGCTGGAGGAAGCCGTGA
- the gnd gene encoding decarboxylating 6-phosphogluconate dehydrogenase, with product MQIAIVGLGKMGGNMVRRLVKGGHEVVGYDRDPAVVAALAKEGMVAAGSLAEVVAKLSGPRAVWIMVPAGAPTEDTIVELSQLLAPNDILIDGGNSNFKDSVRRAKELADKQIRFLDAGTSGGVWGLANGYCLMIGGDESAYEAVLPALTTLAPKDGLAYFGSAGAGHYVKMVHNGIEYAMMQAYAEGFELLKECDYKFDLRKVTRVWNRGSVVRSWLCELAENAFNEDPELSKLKAYVNDSGEGRWTVDEAVRLGVALPTIALSLFARFDSRKDNPFGLRVLAALRNQFGGHAVTKA from the coding sequence ATGCAGATCGCGATCGTCGGGCTCGGCAAGATGGGGGGCAACATGGTGCGGCGCCTCGTCAAAGGTGGACACGAGGTCGTCGGCTACGACCGCGACCCGGCCGTCGTCGCCGCGCTCGCGAAGGAAGGGATGGTCGCGGCGGGGTCGCTCGCCGAGGTCGTCGCGAAGCTCAGCGGTCCGCGCGCGGTGTGGATCATGGTCCCCGCCGGCGCGCCGACCGAGGACACCATCGTCGAGCTCTCGCAGCTCCTCGCGCCGAACGACATCCTCATCGACGGCGGCAACTCGAACTTCAAGGACTCGGTCCGCCGCGCGAAGGAGCTCGCCGACAAGCAGATCCGTTTCCTCGACGCGGGGACGAGCGGCGGGGTGTGGGGGCTCGCGAACGGGTACTGCCTCATGATCGGCGGCGACGAGAGCGCGTACGAGGCGGTGCTCCCGGCGCTGACGACGCTCGCGCCGAAGGACGGGCTCGCCTACTTCGGCTCCGCCGGCGCGGGACACTACGTGAAGATGGTCCACAACGGGATCGAGTACGCGATGATGCAGGCGTACGCGGAGGGCTTCGAGCTCCTCAAGGAGTGCGACTACAAATTCGACCTCCGCAAGGTCACGCGGGTGTGGAACCGCGGGAGCGTGGTGCGCTCGTGGTTGTGCGAGCTCGCCGAGAACGCGTTCAACGAGGACCCGGAGCTCTCGAAGCTCAAGGCCTACGTCAACGACTCGGGCGAGGGACGCTGGACGGTCGACGAGGCGGTGCGCCTCGGCGTCGCGCTCCCCACGATCGCGCTCAGCCTCTTCGCCCGCTTCGACTCGCGCAAGGACAACCCCTTCGGGCTCCGTGTCCTTGCCGCGCTCCGCAACCAGTTCGGCGGCCACGCCGTCACGAAGGCTTGA
- a CDS encoding DUF433 domain-containing protein — MSLPPVRVPHPHVEVRDDLLGGSPVVRGTRVPVRRLWAWHRKGVSVETLVKRYPSLGWAKVLGGLAFAYDNEELVEADLDRERALLESEPEKVPGRMDQTTLPFGGAKK; from the coding sequence GTGAGCCTTCCGCCCGTCCGCGTTCCACATCCGCACGTCGAGGTGCGGGACGACCTGTTGGGGGGGAGCCCCGTCGTCCGCGGTACGCGCGTCCCGGTCCGCCGTTTGTGGGCGTGGCACCGGAAGGGCGTCTCGGTCGAGACGCTGGTGAAGCGCTACCCGTCGCTCGGCTGGGCCAAGGTCCTCGGCGGCCTCGCGTTCGCGTACGACAACGAAGAGCTGGTCGAAGCCGACCTCGACCGCGAGCGCGCGCTCCTCGAGTCCGAGCCCGAAAAAGTCCCCGGCCGCATGGACCAGACGACCCTCCCGTTCGGTGGTGCGAAGAAGTAG